In Comamonas sp. lk, the following proteins share a genomic window:
- the coq7 gene encoding 2-polyprenyl-3-methyl-6-methoxy-1,4-benzoquinone monooxygenase, protein MDSFLTAADAALRTLFADPVSAERSPAAGIPEAAMSPEERKLSGALMRVNHVGEVCAQALYNAQAMVTQDMVLREHLLLAAREEMDHLAWTRERLHALGDRPSLLNPLWFAGAFAIGTVAAKFSDAVSLGFVVETENQVAAHLENHLGRLPEQDEASLAVVARMKDDEARHAAAAIDEGAMQLPPAAQGLMRLAAKVMTTVAHKI, encoded by the coding sequence ATGGACTCTTTTTTGACGGCTGCCGATGCAGCGCTTCGCACCTTGTTTGCCGACCCTGTTTCGGCAGAACGCTCGCCTGCCGCAGGCATACCGGAAGCAGCTATGTCGCCAGAGGAGCGCAAGCTCTCTGGCGCCTTGATGCGCGTCAACCATGTGGGCGAGGTCTGCGCCCAGGCTCTCTATAACGCTCAAGCCATGGTGACCCAGGACATGGTGTTGCGCGAGCATCTGCTGCTGGCGGCGCGCGAGGAAATGGACCACCTGGCCTGGACACGTGAGCGCCTGCACGCCTTGGGCGATCGCCCTTCCCTGCTGAATCCGCTGTGGTTCGCTGGCGCGTTTGCCATCGGCACCGTGGCAGCCAAGTTCAGCGATGCAGTCAGCCTGGGCTTTGTAGTGGAGACGGAAAATCAGGTGGCCGCCCACCTGGAAAACCATCTGGGACGCCTGCCCGAGCAGGATGAGGCCTCTCTGGCCGTGGTTGCCCGCATGAAGGATGACGAGGCGCGCCACGCAGCAGCCGCCATTGACGAAGGCGCCATGCAGTTGCCGCCAGCAGCTCAGGGGCTGATGCGCCTGGCCGCCAAGGTGATGACGACCGTCGCACACAAGATCTGA
- a CDS encoding porin — MKKSLIALAVLAASGAAMAQSSVTLFGIVDTGVSYVNNAGGANGDSSKYGVNTSGNATSRLGLRGTEDLGGGLKAGFWLEGEIFGDNGNATGFNFTRESTVRLSGNFGEVRLGRETTPTFRAGLKYDLFGATGIGQNMGYSDWAGSGIADGNTIRKNNMVSYSSPNFGGVTANISYAFDEKANTIPGFGVGSKAGRYAGGNVGYDNGPLSVTAAYGTLSYGPAGDRDEMSIGASYNFGVAKVAGNVQQIKYKPNGAANEKFNNYLLGVSAPVGGVGEVKLQYALYDQKAINSKAHQLSLGYVHNLSKRTAVYGTVAYLKNQDDSALALNAKGVSNAVGFKANGDARNQTGVQVGIRHAF; from the coding sequence ATGAAAAAATCCCTGATTGCCCTGGCAGTGCTGGCCGCTTCCGGCGCCGCAATGGCTCAATCTTCCGTGACCCTGTTTGGTATCGTTGACACTGGCGTGTCTTACGTGAACAACGCTGGCGGTGCTAACGGTGACAGCTCTAAGTACGGCGTGAACACCAGCGGCAACGCTACCAGCCGTCTGGGCCTGCGCGGCACTGAAGACCTGGGTGGCGGTCTGAAGGCTGGTTTCTGGCTGGAAGGCGAAATCTTCGGCGACAACGGCAACGCTACCGGTTTCAATTTCACACGTGAATCCACTGTGCGCCTGTCGGGCAACTTCGGTGAAGTTCGTCTGGGTCGTGAAACAACTCCCACTTTCCGTGCTGGTCTGAAGTATGACCTGTTCGGCGCCACTGGTATCGGCCAGAACATGGGTTACAGCGACTGGGCTGGTTCCGGCATTGCTGACGGCAACACCATTCGTAAGAACAACATGGTGTCGTACTCCTCGCCTAACTTCGGCGGCGTGACTGCTAACATCAGCTACGCTTTCGACGAAAAGGCTAACACTATCCCCGGCTTTGGCGTGGGTAGCAAGGCTGGCCGCTACGCCGGTGGTAACGTTGGCTATGACAACGGTCCTCTGAGCGTGACTGCTGCTTACGGCACTCTGAGCTACGGCCCAGCTGGTGACCGTGACGAAATGTCCATCGGCGCTTCTTACAACTTTGGCGTGGCCAAGGTTGCAGGTAACGTTCAACAAATCAAGTACAAGCCTAACGGCGCTGCTAACGAAAAGTTCAACAACTACCTGTTGGGCGTGTCCGCTCCCGTGGGTGGCGTTGGCGAAGTGAAGCTGCAATACGCTCTGTACGATCAGAAGGCTATTAACTCGAAGGCTCACCAGCTGTCCCTGGGTTATGTGCACAACCTGTCCAAGCGCACTGCTGTGTACGGTACTGTTGCTTACCTGAAGAACCAAGATGATTCCGCTTTGGCTCTGAACGCCAAGGGCGTGAGCAACGCAGTTGGCTTCAAGGCCAATGGCGATGCACGCAACCAAACTGGCGTGCAAGTTGGTATCCGCCACGCTTTCTAA
- a CDS encoding porin codes for MNSSFVKKAVALAVLGVTAPLAFAQSSVQLYGIVDAAVRHTTNQGANKSGLTEMIGGGMSQSRWGINVTEDLGGGLSAIANLEARFLTDSGVSASTNFFQQSWVGLRSKSFGQITMGRQYNMLFDVVTSTYSSFPYSPYMEAYKPEIGMSMGARANNMLKYVAEFGPVRGALQYSFDEGNKGPFTSAAQVPAAVGGATKTAGGYLRYSDKGLSVGGGFLRTTLPAGTDVDAWTLGGSYRTGPLYFNVGYGLNKRKDAYSANPFNAAVDSTLLSLYWQGSSNGGFMAGNADKRQMYKIGFGYQITPQINAGMHYFHAKQSGSAGGAFNGKADFMVAVVDYAFSKRTDAYFGVDHTKVSGGANVVLDSNGATKRTGITIGLRHRF; via the coding sequence ATGAATTCTTCATTCGTGAAAAAGGCTGTTGCATTGGCTGTTCTGGGTGTTACCGCTCCTTTGGCGTTTGCGCAAAGCAGCGTGCAACTCTACGGTATTGTGGATGCCGCTGTTCGTCATACGACCAACCAAGGTGCGAACAAAAGTGGCCTCACGGAGATGATTGGTGGAGGCATGTCTCAAAGCCGTTGGGGCATTAATGTGACAGAGGATTTGGGTGGCGGATTGTCAGCCATTGCGAATTTGGAAGCCCGTTTTTTGACAGACTCTGGTGTCTCTGCCAGTACCAACTTCTTTCAGCAATCCTGGGTAGGTCTGCGCAGCAAGAGCTTTGGGCAAATCACCATGGGTCGTCAATACAACATGCTTTTTGATGTTGTAACGAGTACCTACTCATCTTTTCCATATTCTCCCTATATGGAGGCATACAAGCCTGAAATCGGGATGTCTATGGGTGCCCGTGCCAATAATATGCTGAAGTATGTGGCCGAGTTTGGACCTGTGCGTGGCGCATTGCAGTATTCTTTTGATGAAGGGAATAAAGGTCCATTTACCTCTGCAGCCCAGGTCCCTGCCGCTGTCGGCGGTGCTACCAAAACAGCTGGGGGTTATTTGCGCTACTCGGATAAGGGACTTTCAGTTGGCGGTGGCTTTCTGAGAACAACGCTGCCTGCGGGAACGGATGTCGATGCATGGACATTGGGTGGTTCTTATCGCACAGGGCCCTTGTATTTCAATGTGGGATATGGACTCAACAAACGCAAGGATGCTTATTCGGCCAATCCATTCAATGCCGCTGTTGACTCGACATTGCTCAGTCTCTATTGGCAAGGATCATCCAATGGTGGTTTTATGGCAGGTAATGCTGATAAGCGACAAATGTATAAAATTGGATTTGGCTACCAAATAACTCCACAGATTAATGCTGGAATGCACTATTTCCATGCCAAGCAATCCGGATCTGCAGGGGGTGCTTTTAATGGAAAAGCTGATTTTATGGTGGCGGTGGTGGACTATGCCTTCTCTAAGAGAACAGATGCCTATTTTGGCGTGGACCATACCAAGGTAAGCGGTGGAGCTAATGTGGTGCTTGACTCCAATGGGGCAACAAAGCGAACAGGTATTACCATTGGCTTGCGCCATCGTTTCTGA
- a CDS encoding SIS domain-containing protein codes for MLDRITASLPSLAPAEQRVARLVLADARAFAHLPVRELAARAHVSKPTVVRFCRSMGYDGLADFKLKLAGSVSEGVPFIHRSVDSDDKTSDVMVKVVDNAVAAFLQYRNAATTSAIEQAAGAIAATWQTGKRIEFYGAGNSGIVALDAQHKFFRLGITSLATSDGHMQVMSATLLGKGDCIVIISNSGRTRDLMDAADIARKNGATTIAITASGSPLASACQIHLAADHPEGYDRYSPMVSRLLHLLIIDVLATCVALRIGPALQPALEQMKNNLRAKRYT; via the coding sequence ATGCTCGACCGCATTACCGCCTCACTCCCATCGCTTGCCCCCGCCGAACAACGGGTCGCGCGCCTGGTACTGGCGGATGCCAGGGCTTTTGCCCACCTCCCCGTCAGAGAGCTGGCCGCAAGAGCCCATGTCAGCAAACCGACGGTGGTGCGCTTTTGCCGCAGCATGGGCTATGACGGTCTGGCCGACTTCAAGCTCAAACTGGCAGGCAGTGTCAGCGAAGGCGTGCCGTTCATTCACCGCAGCGTGGATAGCGATGACAAGACCAGTGACGTCATGGTCAAGGTCGTTGACAACGCAGTGGCCGCGTTCCTGCAATACCGCAACGCTGCCACCACCAGCGCCATCGAACAAGCCGCCGGAGCCATTGCCGCCACCTGGCAAACCGGCAAACGCATTGAGTTCTATGGTGCGGGGAATTCGGGCATTGTGGCTCTGGATGCACAACACAAGTTTTTTCGGCTGGGCATTACCAGCCTGGCCACCAGCGACGGCCATATGCAGGTCATGAGTGCCACCTTGCTGGGTAAAGGCGACTGCATCGTCATTATCTCCAACTCCGGCCGCACCCGCGACTTGATGGATGCCGCAGATATCGCCCGAAAAAATGGAGCCACCACGATTGCCATTACCGCCAGCGGCTCACCTCTGGCATCGGCCTGTCAAATCCATTTGGCCGCAGATCACCCGGAGGGATATGATCGCTACAGCCCAATGGTGTCGCGTCTTTTGCATTTGTTGATTATCGATGTACTGGCTACCTGTGTGGCTTTACGCATTGGCCCAGCGCTGCAGCCGGCGCTGGAACAGATGAAAAACAATTTGAGAGCCAAACGTTATACCTGA
- the tal gene encoding transaldolase — translation MNQLDALRQFTTVVADTGDFHQLAQFQPQDATTNPSLILKAVQKPQYAPLMRATVAQWKGRGLDEVMDRMLVRFGCEILETIPGRVSTEVDARLSFDTQATVTRAERLIELYQAAGVHTARVLIKIAATWEGIEAARLLELRGIHTNLTLLFSFSQAVACGQAKVQLISPFVGRIYDWYKKQAGASWDEAAMSGSNDPGVQSVRKIYEYYKHFGIGTEVMGASFRNTGQILALAGCDLLTIAPELLAQLEEADDALSPLGRVLDAQQAKAMALTRWNLDEASFRFAFNEDAMATEKLAEGIRAFTVDTRKLEVLMQQTAD, via the coding sequence ATGAATCAGTTGGATGCGCTAAGACAGTTCACAACCGTGGTGGCAGATACCGGTGATTTTCACCAACTGGCACAGTTTCAGCCTCAGGATGCAACAACCAACCCTTCGCTGATTTTGAAGGCGGTACAGAAGCCGCAGTATGCACCGTTGATGCGTGCGACGGTGGCGCAATGGAAAGGGCGTGGACTGGATGAAGTCATGGATCGCATGCTGGTGCGTTTTGGCTGCGAAATTCTGGAGACAATTCCTGGTCGCGTGTCCACAGAGGTTGACGCACGCCTGTCGTTTGACACCCAGGCCACGGTGACACGTGCAGAACGCCTGATCGAGCTGTATCAGGCCGCAGGTGTTCATACTGCCCGAGTGTTGATCAAGATTGCTGCAACTTGGGAAGGTATTGAAGCCGCTCGCCTGCTGGAGCTGCGAGGTATTCATACGAATCTGACCCTGCTGTTCTCGTTCAGTCAGGCGGTAGCCTGTGGTCAGGCCAAGGTGCAGCTGATCTCGCCTTTTGTGGGCCGAATTTACGATTGGTACAAAAAGCAGGCCGGCGCCAGCTGGGATGAAGCGGCCATGAGCGGCAGCAATGACCCGGGCGTACAGTCGGTGCGCAAAATTTATGAGTATTACAAGCACTTTGGTATTGGCACCGAAGTGATGGGGGCCAGCTTTCGCAACACGGGCCAGATCCTGGCTCTGGCGGGCTGTGACTTGTTGACGATTGCTCCGGAGTTGCTTGCGCAGCTGGAGGAAGCAGACGATGCGCTTTCACCGCTTGGCAGAGTGCTGGATGCGCAGCAGGCCAAGGCCATGGCGCTGACGCGCTGGAACCTGGATGAAGCCAGCTTCCGTTTTGCATTCAATGAGGATGCCATGGCGACCGAAAAGCTGGCGGAAGGTATTCGTGCCTTCACGGTGGACACGCGCAAGCTTGAAGTGCTGATGCAGCAAACCGCTGATTGA
- the pgi gene encoding glucose-6-phosphate isomerase: MNSLCHQLPAWQALQAHHDAQIRTMDLRQTFKNDPARLQALSINAPHVFADLSKNLLSTETEGLLQELAKQNHVVAQRNAMLAGEAINCTEDRAVMHWLLRTPAQGGALQQSPVVQCWNGATREALAQVHETLDAMLELAEQVRQDEGITDIVNIGIGGSHLGPEVVVNALEDWVDTGKNFHFISNVDGHELGHVLRKVRPQSTLFLIASKSFTTAETMLNARSARQWFLAQGGSENPQDELSIDKHFVALTTNVKAAADFGIGRTLGFWDWVGGRFSLWSAIGLPIAIAIGAQQFRSMLDGAHAMDAHFFTAPAAQNLPMRLGLLDVWYRDFCHFSSRCIAPYSHGLRRLTAYLQQLEMESNGKSVTRDGQALAVRTAPVIWGEPGTNGQHAFFQMLHQGPDVIPVEFIALRDGGKYLGAHHQSLVINAIAQAQALMLGRSGEGAAKDCPGNRPSTFLLLQQLDPASLGALIALYEHRIFVSGAVWGINSFDQWGVELGKKLATQLHARQQSNDWEGVDASTLSLMQRLAQAVG, encoded by the coding sequence TTGAATTCTCTGTGCCACCAATTGCCTGCATGGCAGGCCTTGCAAGCACACCATGATGCGCAGATCCGCACCATGGATTTGCGCCAGACTTTCAAGAATGATCCGGCCCGCCTGCAAGCGTTGAGCATCAATGCGCCTCATGTCTTTGCCGATTTATCCAAGAATCTGCTGAGCACCGAGACAGAGGGCTTGCTGCAGGAACTGGCCAAGCAAAACCATGTTGTTGCCCAGCGCAATGCCATGCTAGCCGGCGAGGCCATCAATTGCACCGAAGATCGGGCGGTCATGCATTGGCTGCTCAGAACTCCGGCGCAAGGAGGGGCATTGCAACAGAGCCCAGTCGTGCAGTGCTGGAACGGGGCGACGCGAGAGGCTCTGGCTCAGGTTCATGAGACCCTGGATGCCATGCTGGAGCTGGCCGAGCAGGTGCGCCAGGACGAGGGCATCACTGATATCGTGAATATCGGTATTGGTGGCTCGCATCTGGGGCCCGAGGTGGTAGTCAACGCTTTGGAAGACTGGGTGGATACGGGAAAGAATTTCCACTTCATCTCCAATGTGGATGGCCATGAATTGGGGCATGTGCTGCGCAAGGTCAGGCCGCAAAGTACCTTGTTCCTGATTGCATCGAAATCGTTCACCACGGCAGAAACCATGCTGAATGCGCGTTCTGCACGGCAGTGGTTTCTGGCGCAAGGCGGAAGTGAGAATCCGCAGGACGAACTCTCCATTGATAAGCACTTTGTGGCGCTTACCACCAATGTGAAGGCGGCTGCGGATTTCGGCATTGGGCGCACCCTGGGCTTTTGGGACTGGGTCGGCGGTCGCTTCTCGCTGTGGTCGGCGATTGGCCTGCCGATTGCCATAGCCATTGGTGCCCAGCAGTTTCGCAGCATGCTCGATGGCGCACATGCCATGGATGCTCACTTTTTTACAGCGCCTGCGGCGCAGAATCTGCCCATGCGTCTTGGCTTGCTGGATGTCTGGTACCGGGACTTCTGCCATTTTTCCAGCCGCTGTATCGCGCCTTACAGCCATGGTCTGCGGCGCTTGACGGCTTATTTGCAGCAACTGGAGATGGAGAGCAATGGCAAAAGCGTGACCCGTGATGGGCAGGCGCTTGCCGTGCGAACTGCTCCCGTGATCTGGGGTGAGCCAGGAACCAATGGTCAGCATGCTTTTTTTCAGATGTTGCACCAGGGCCCGGATGTGATTCCTGTGGAGTTCATCGCTCTGCGCGACGGCGGCAAGTATCTGGGAGCACACCATCAGAGCCTGGTGATCAACGCCATTGCCCAGGCTCAGGCCTTGATGTTGGGGCGCAGTGGTGAAGGTGCAGCCAAAGACTGCCCGGGCAATCGCCCTAGCACATTTTTGCTATTGCAGCAACTCGATCCCGCCTCGTTGGGTGCCTTGATCGCGCTGTATGAGCATCGCATCTTTGTCTCGGGCGCTGTCTGGGGTATCAACAGCTTTGACCAATGGGGTGTGGAGCTGGGCAAGAAGCTGGCCACGCAGTTGCATGCGCGCCAGCAAAGCAATGACTGGGAGGGGGTGGATGCTTCCACCCTCAGTCTGATGCAGCGCCTGGCACAAGCGGTGGGCTAG
- the cyaY gene encoding iron donor protein CyaY — protein sequence MTDIEYLDRADQLLLAVEQCCDRINDETDADIDAQRTGGLVTLVFANRSQIVINQQKPLHEIWLAAKAGGFHYRFDEAQNAWMDTKGAGEFFANLSAYACEQSGLKLAFKAL from the coding sequence ATGACTGACATTGAATATCTGGACCGCGCCGACCAACTGCTTTTGGCCGTGGAGCAATGCTGCGACCGAATCAACGACGAGACCGATGCCGATATCGACGCCCAGCGCACAGGCGGTCTGGTGACCCTGGTCTTCGCCAACCGCAGCCAGATTGTGATCAATCAGCAAAAGCCTTTGCATGAAATCTGGCTGGCTGCCAAAGCCGGTGGTTTTCACTACCGCTTTGACGAAGCCCAGAATGCCTGGATGGACACCAAGGGCGCTGGCGAGTTCTTCGCCAACCTCAGCGCCTACGCCTGTGAGCAATCGGGGCTGAAGCTGGCATTCAAGGCCTTGTAA
- a CDS encoding lipoprotein: MLKAPQILVRSIALVACAASLASLTACGQRGPLFLPTEAAAQGRATLPQTLGISSRPAGSSAVQAPAVKQPADVDSQATDDMEAPAGKPSQP, encoded by the coding sequence ATGTTGAAAGCACCTCAAATTTTAGTCAGGAGCATTGCCCTTGTGGCTTGTGCGGCGTCCCTGGCATCGTTGACTGCCTGCGGACAGAGAGGTCCGTTGTTCCTGCCTACGGAAGCTGCAGCCCAAGGTCGTGCCACCTTGCCGCAGACGCTGGGCATCTCTAGTCGACCCGCCGGCAGCTCGGCTGTGCAGGCGCCAGCCGTGAAGCAGCCCGCCGATGTGGATTCGCAAGCGACAGACGATATGGAAGCCCCTGCCGGCAAGCCCAGTCAGCCTTGA
- a CDS encoding MBL fold metallo-hydrolase, which yields MPIELYRDKNHACLMFTDLIEEDGQAIQANQFLIVDSGTGAILDPGGNLAFNELFMGMSRYFPPQKLAYLIASHADPDIIASLDRWMTSTRAQLVISRIWERFAPHFTKVGKTENRVIGVPDGGGHLPLGNSELILLPAHFLHAEGNFHFYDPVSKILFTGDLGVSLTTGAEAQRPVTDLLPHIARMEGFHRRYMVSNKILRLWVQMARQLQIDMIVPQHGAPIMGKQAIGDLFNWLEGLQCGIDLFDQRAYQLPTAEIDPVSRQVRPPLRAVAGA from the coding sequence ATGCCCATAGAGCTTTATCGCGACAAAAACCACGCCTGCCTGATGTTCACCGACCTCATCGAGGAGGACGGTCAGGCCATACAGGCCAATCAGTTTCTGATTGTGGACAGCGGCACCGGCGCCATTCTCGATCCCGGCGGCAATCTGGCGTTCAATGAGCTTTTCATGGGCATGTCGCGCTATTTCCCACCGCAAAAGCTGGCTTACCTGATTGCCTCACATGCGGATCCGGACATCATTGCCTCGCTGGACCGCTGGATGACCTCCACGCGCGCCCAGCTGGTCATCTCCCGCATCTGGGAACGTTTTGCACCGCACTTCACCAAGGTGGGCAAGACGGAGAACCGCGTGATCGGCGTGCCCGATGGCGGAGGGCATCTGCCCCTGGGCAATAGCGAATTGATTTTGCTCCCGGCTCACTTTCTGCATGCCGAAGGCAACTTCCACTTTTACGATCCGGTGAGTAAGATCCTGTTTACCGGTGATCTGGGAGTGTCGCTGACCACGGGGGCCGAGGCGCAGCGGCCGGTTACCGATCTGCTGCCGCATATAGCGCGCATGGAGGGTTTCCACCGCCGCTACATGGTCTCCAATAAGATCTTGCGCCTGTGGGTGCAGATGGCGCGTCAGCTGCAGATCGACATGATCGTGCCCCAGCATGGCGCCCCCATCATGGGCAAACAGGCGATTGGCGATCTGTTCAACTGGCTGGAGGGGCTGCAGTGCGGTATCGACCTGTTCGATCAGCGCGCCTACCAGTTGCCAACGGCTGAAATCGATCCCGTCAGCCGCCAGGTGCGTCCGCCGCTGCGCGCCGTGGCCGGGGCCTGA
- a CDS encoding protein-methionine-sulfoxide reductase heme-binding subunit MsrQ, which yields MQRNLLRSWVKPLLFALCLLPFAWLLYGAIANTLGANPAEALLRSTGSWTLRFLCIVLAVTPVRQSLKLPILSRFRRMLGLYVFFYACLHLLCYAWFDMGLDWSDIVADIPKRPFILVGFTSWLLLTLLAATSPKFALKALGGKRWQWLHRTIYLIAPLVLLHFFWMRAGKNNFADVAVYAAILGFLLLYRVFKAIKK from the coding sequence GTGCAGCGCAACTTGCTTCGCAGCTGGGTAAAGCCGCTGCTGTTTGCACTGTGTCTGCTGCCGTTTGCCTGGCTGCTGTATGGCGCCATCGCCAATACTCTGGGCGCCAATCCTGCAGAAGCGCTGCTGCGCTCCACCGGCAGCTGGACGCTGCGCTTTCTGTGCATCGTGCTGGCCGTCACGCCTGTGCGCCAATCGCTGAAGCTGCCGATTCTCTCCCGCTTCAGGCGCATGCTGGGTCTGTATGTGTTCTTCTACGCCTGCTTGCACCTGCTGTGCTACGCCTGGTTTGACATGGGGCTGGACTGGAGCGACATCGTGGCCGACATTCCCAAACGCCCGTTCATCCTCGTGGGCTTTACGAGCTGGCTGCTGCTTACCTTGCTGGCTGCCACCTCTCCCAAGTTCGCACTCAAGGCCCTGGGCGGCAAGCGATGGCAGTGGCTGCATCGCACCATTTATCTGATCGCCCCCCTGGTCTTGCTGCATTTTTTCTGGATGCGCGCCGGCAAGAACAATTTTGCCGATGTGGCAGTCTATGCTGCCATTCTCGGTTTTCTCCTGCTTTACCGGGTGTTTAAAGCTATCAAAAAATGA
- the msrP gene encoding protein-methionine-sulfoxide reductase catalytic subunit MsrP — MLIRHPQQGFEPPKSSEITPQAAYMQRRALMQTLAGGVAGAAMASWAGREALAATERPGKLAALPASPSKLAGAVSVERNTSYADASSYNNFYEFGLEKSDPARNAHTLKTRPWTVRIEGLVQNPQTLDLDSLLKLAPMEERIYRLRCVEGWSMVIPWVGYSLAELLKKAQPLSSAKYVEFITLADKKQMPGLDSRVLDWPYTEGLRLDEAMHPLTLLAFGMYGEVLPNQNGAPLRLVVPWKYGFKSAKSIVAIRLSDKEPGTAWNKAARNEYGFYSNVNPDVPHPRWSQASERRIGEDGLFAKKRKTLLFNGYADQVASLYAGMDLKKFY, encoded by the coding sequence ATGCTGATACGCCATCCACAACAAGGCTTCGAGCCGCCGAAAAGCAGCGAGATCACACCGCAAGCGGCCTATATGCAACGCCGTGCGCTCATGCAGACGCTGGCCGGTGGCGTCGCCGGCGCGGCCATGGCCAGCTGGGCCGGACGCGAGGCACTTGCGGCCACGGAACGCCCGGGCAAGCTGGCCGCCCTGCCCGCCAGCCCCAGCAAGCTGGCTGGCGCCGTGAGTGTGGAGCGCAACACCAGCTATGCCGATGCCAGCAGCTACAACAACTTCTACGAGTTCGGGCTGGAGAAAAGCGACCCGGCCCGCAACGCCCATACCTTGAAGACCCGGCCCTGGACGGTACGCATCGAAGGCCTGGTGCAAAACCCGCAGACGCTGGATCTGGATAGCTTGCTCAAGCTCGCCCCCATGGAAGAACGCATTTACCGCCTGCGCTGCGTGGAAGGCTGGTCCATGGTGATTCCCTGGGTGGGCTATTCCCTGGCCGAACTGCTTAAGAAAGCCCAGCCGCTGAGTAGCGCCAAGTACGTGGAATTCATCACGCTGGCCGACAAAAAACAGATGCCCGGGCTGGATAGCCGCGTACTGGACTGGCCTTACACCGAAGGCCTGCGCCTGGACGAAGCCATGCACCCGCTGACGCTTTTGGCCTTTGGCATGTATGGCGAGGTGCTGCCCAACCAGAATGGCGCGCCGCTACGCCTGGTCGTGCCCTGGAAATACGGTTTCAAAAGCGCCAAGAGCATTGTCGCCATCCGCTTGAGCGACAAGGAGCCGGGCACGGCCTGGAACAAGGCTGCGCGTAATGAATATGGCTTTTATTCCAATGTGAACCCCGACGTTCCCCACCCGCGCTGGAGCCAGGCCAGCGAGCGGCGCATTGGCGAGGACGGTCTGTTTGCCAAGAAACGCAAGACGCTGCTGTTCAACGGCTATGCCGATCAGGTCGCCTCGCTCTACGCAGGCATGGATCTGAAGAAGTTTTACTGA
- the ccsB gene encoding c-type cytochrome biogenesis protein CcsB yields MNTATTTLSLNESYFARRNWFDWLFAALVVVGLGFALQRYAAYMDVYEKGILLGTIPAMIWLGWFWRPLSVLMLTVAAAALMAIGLYQGVDGGDLARSETVFGLKYFLSSQSAILWMSMVFFISTAFYWLGMFARSERSALSLLGSRLAWLAVAMALIGTMVRWYESYLLGTDIGHIPVSNLYEVFVMFCWMTALFYLYYEKHYDTRALGGFVMLVVSAAVGFLLWYTLVRQAHEIQPLVPALKSWWMKLHVPANFIGYGTFALSAMVAFAYLIKQQATETKWYKLAPLWLLGIVLCFEPIVFRKGATDNGGAYWMVYFGISALIVAGILLGRKRIAQRLPSFEVLDDVMYKAIAVGFAFFTIATVLGALWAAEAWGGYWSWDPKETWALIVWLNYAAWLHMRLMKGLRGTVSAWWALVGLAVTTFAFLGVNMFLSGLHSYGEL; encoded by the coding sequence ATGAACACCGCAACGACGACACTGAGTTTGAACGAAAGCTACTTCGCCCGCCGCAACTGGTTTGACTGGTTGTTTGCCGCCCTGGTGGTGGTCGGCTTGGGCTTTGCCCTGCAGCGCTACGCCGCCTATATGGATGTGTACGAAAAAGGCATTTTGCTGGGCACCATTCCCGCCATGATCTGGCTGGGCTGGTTCTGGCGCCCCTTGAGCGTGCTGATGCTGACCGTCGCCGCAGCCGCCCTCATGGCCATAGGCCTGTACCAAGGGGTGGATGGAGGCGATCTGGCGCGTTCCGAGACCGTCTTTGGCCTCAAGTACTTTCTCTCCAGCCAGTCCGCCATCCTGTGGATGAGCATGGTGTTCTTCATCAGCACCGCGTTCTACTGGCTAGGCATGTTCGCCCGAAGCGAGCGCTCGGCCCTGTCCCTGCTGGGCTCGCGACTGGCCTGGCTGGCCGTCGCCATGGCGCTGATAGGCACCATGGTGCGCTGGTACGAAAGCTATCTGCTGGGCACGGATATCGGCCACATCCCGGTCAGCAATCTCTACGAAGTGTTCGTGATGTTCTGCTGGATGACGGCGCTGTTCTATCTGTACTACGAAAAGCACTACGACACCCGCGCCCTGGGCGGCTTTGTGATGCTGGTGGTCAGCGCTGCCGTGGGCTTTTTGCTCTGGTACACCCTGGTGCGCCAGGCCCATGAGATTCAGCCTCTGGTGCCGGCCCTCAAGAGCTGGTGGATGAAGCTGCACGTGCCGGCCAACTTCATTGGCTACGGCACGTTTGCGCTGTCGGCCATGGTGGCATTTGCCTATCTGATCAAGCAGCAGGCCACCGAAACCAAGTGGTACAAGCTGGCTCCGCTGTGGCTGCTGGGTATCGTGCTGTGCTTTGAGCCCATCGTCTTTCGCAAAGGTGCCACCGACAACGGCGGCGCTTACTGGATGGTGTACTTCGGCATCTCCGCCCTGATCGTGGCCGGCATCCTGCTGGGCCGCAAACGCATTGCCCAGCGCCTGCCCTCGTTTGAAGTGCTGGACGATGTGATGTACAAGGCCATCGCCGTGGGCTTTGCCTTCTTCACCATCGCCACGGTGCTGGGCGCCCTGTGGGCGGCCGAGGCCTGGGGCGGCTACTGGAGCTGGGACCCCAAGGAAACCTGGGCGCTGATCGTCTGGCTCAACTACGCCGCCTGGTTGCACATGCGATTGATGAAGGGCCTGCGCGGCACCGTCTCCGCCTGGTGGGCGCTGGTGGGCCTGGCCGTCACCACCTTCGCCTTCCTGGGTGTGAACATGTTCCTCTCGGGTCTGCACAGCTACGGCGAGCTGTAA